A segment of the Orcinus orca chromosome 4, mOrcOrc1.1, whole genome shotgun sequence genome:
GGGCTACTCTGCGCCCAGCTGGCTCCCGTGGGGACCAGACCCATCTCCTGGCAGACAGGATGTCCCGGGATGGGACTCGGAGACCAGCCCCTCCCTCGGACCCCCATCCTTGCCCACACTCCAGGGTCCTGGGAGCCATGGCACTGGGCCCCAGAGCCGAGGGGTCGCACGCTGCCTgttcccccgcccctcccccaacacaacTGGCCAGGCTCCTGAGCTTCTGCCTCCCACAGGGGCCCAGAGTCCAAGCTTCCCGCTCCAGCCACTCAATGCCCCAGCCCACCTGTCCCGCACCCGGAGCCCTGCTCCTGGGAGGCTGGAAGCTTGCAAGAGCCCCACACAATTGTAACTATCTGTGAGCCTCTGATTACAGTACAACTCCCCGAATTAGCCGCTCAGGTAATGCTCATCTGGGGGAacctatgactcagcaatcttCGGAGTAAATGATTTAACCGCACACCCAGCACAGCCGAGCAGTCAGATGCTAGGCACAGGGCACTGCCCGCCGGTCAGTGCAAGGCCAGCTCCGTGCCTGAGCCCACCACCCGCACGCCCAACCCGCTAACTGAGCCCAAGGCCCCGGGGACAGACAAGCTAGGTCCGCACTCTCTGCCGAGCCCGCGAGGGGCCCCCTCAGGTAAGAGGCCCCCTGGGACCCTGCGGCAGGACAGCGACAGCTCTAGACAGCTCGGCCACAGCAGAGGCCAGCCCCCTGGATGGAGCAGAGGGGCAGGACGCTGTGAGTGGAGAGGCCCGATTCCACTGTTTCCTTTGTGGGCTCCCCGTTGTTTAAACAGTCACTCAGTCGACACACCTGGACCTCGGGGGCTGGCTGAGCTCAAGGTGTCCAGGGACCCCCGTGTGGTGAGGTcttcaaaggaaagaaacagctCCCCTAGCATCCCCCAAAGGGCAGGCCTGCCACTCGAGCCCTGGGGGCGGCGTCCGCCTGCCCACACCTCACACCAGGCCGGGACGAGCGCCCATCCTCCACACCCGGGGACACCCCAGGCCCCGCATCCCCAGCCAGTGCACACACTGCGCCAGGATGACCAGGCTCTGAGGAAGCAGAGACCATCTGCTTCATGTCACCAAGAGGGGGACAGCAAGAGCCGAAGTCCTGGCGGACCTCCGCACAGCTGTGAACGGGACGCCCCGGTGCTCGCTGAGCACAGAGGCAAGGTCAGCCTGGGCCGGGTGGCAGGCTGCCCTCTGGAGAGCAGGGACGGGTTGGCACGTGTGTTCTGCGGTGTGCCTGTGCGGCCTGAGCCACCAGCCAAAACCCAGAAGCGTTAACCCTCACCGGGAAAGGGGCCTGCTGTCCCAGAACACCCTGCAGGCGACGGACACCAGTCACCCCCGCTCCCCTCCCAGCCGGCCCCTCAAAGCACGTTCCAGGAATTCTGCCACAAGGACCGGGCAGTGGCAGGCGCTGCTGCAGCACAGATTTGGGGTCCTGGCATCTGCAAGGCTCTTCCCGCCAGCAGGGCCGCAGTGCAGAGGTGATGGAGGGACGGCCAGAGGGGGCTGTGGTGGTCCGGGTGGCTCCGGGGGAGCGGAGGGGCCTCGGGCGCGGACGGAGAGCAGTGGAGCTTGTTCTGGCCACGCGAGTCTGGGTCTCCGTGACGCCCTGACTCTGACACGTCTCGCCACCCCAGCAATGACACCCACTTCTGCCCACCCTGCAGGTTTTCTCGGGGGGCGGGCCGGTGCCCCACGATGGCAGCGTCCCCTGAGTGCACACAGCAGGGCAGGGGGCTGGCGCTGGTTCGCCGGCGGCCCCCCGCACCCCCAGGCCTGCGAGAGGCTCTGAAGGCCCGGCTGTGGCGGAGCTGTTCGTGCAgcgtgcagggggcctgggcgcTGCTGCAGAACCTGCTCCCCGCCACGCGCTGGCTCCGCCAGTACCAGCCTCGGGAGGACCTGGCGGGTGACGTCATATCCGGGCTGGTCATCGGCATCATCTTGGTGCCCCAGGCCATCGCCTACTCACTGCTGGCCGGGCTGCAGCCCATCTACAGCCTCTACACGTCCTTCTTTGCGAACCTCATCTACTTCCTCATGGGCACCTCACGCCACGTCTCCGTGGGTATCTTCAGCCTGCTCTGCCTCATGGTGGGCCAGGTGGTAGACCGCGAGCTCCTGCAGGCCGGCTTCGACCCCGCCCAGGACGGCCCGGGGCCCAGGGCCAACCGCAGCGCCCTCAACGCCTCGGCCACCATGCCGGCGCTTGGGCTGCAGGACTGCAGCCGGGACTGCTACGCCATCCGCGTGGCCACCGCCCTCACGCTGCTGGCTGGGGTTTACCAGGTGAGGAGCCGGGCCTGGGCCTAGACAGGCTGGCTCAGCCACTCAGAGCAGCCCTCCAGGTACTGGTCGCCCCCCTGCAAGGG
Coding sequences within it:
- the SLC26A1 gene encoding sulfate anion transporter 1; this translates as MAASPECTQQGRGLALVRRRPPAPPGLREALKARLWRSCSCSVQGAWALLQNLLPATRWLRQYQPREDLAGDVISGLVIGIILVPQAIAYSLLAGLQPIYSLYTSFFANLIYFLMGTSRHVSVGIFSLLCLMVGQVVDRELLQAGFDPAQDGPGPRANRSALNASATMPALGLQDCSRDCYAIRVATALTLLAGVYQVRSRAWA